A genome region from Taeniopygia guttata chromosome 5, bTaeGut7.mat, whole genome shotgun sequence includes the following:
- the DLL4 gene encoding delta-like protein 4 isoform X2, whose protein sequence is MTALRIFGLTFLLTILQQRVSGSGVFQLELHEFVNSHASLASGKPCFPHCRTFFRVCLKHFQTVVSPGSCTFGSIITPVLGINSFSIKDTERFDSPIKLPFNFTWPGTFSLIIQAWHAPDNYLPEGSRPPPQEWLISQMSIQRSLSVGEDWLQDVHQGPLTKLRYSYRVVCSENYYGESCSRLCKRRDDRFGHYVCAADGSLACLPGWAGEYCTDPICLAGCTEQNGYCNKPGECICRPGWQGRYCDECIPHIGCRHGTCKTQWQCICDEGWGGLFCDQDLNYCTHHRPCKNGATCMNTGQGSYTCACKPGFTGVDCEHEISECDSNPCRNGGSCTDMENGYHCLCPPGYYGTHCEHSALTCIDSPCFNGGTCLEKEQGASYTCVCPFGFTGSNCEKKVDRCTSNPCANDGSCFYLGQIRVCRCRAGFSGQKCEININDCARNPCSNGGTCHDLINDYTCTCMPGYSGRNCDIKTRDECASGPCENGGTCYSGLYSANFVCYCPSGFMGNRCELPVYSVPVTLPPKPVPWIAISMGVGLVALLILFCMIAMVIRQMRMHPEQELETMNNLSDFQKDNLIPASQLKNTNKNKDLEVDCGLEKSNYKPKNHKLDYNLVKDLTSRGTAEDKYYKSEKCLGEKSPLRLHSEKPECRISTICSPRDSMYQSVFVITEERNECIIATEV, encoded by the exons ATGACAGCCTTGCGCATCTTTGGCTTGACGTTTCTGTTAACGATTTTGCAGCAG AGGGTGTCCGGCTCCGGCGTCTTCCAGCTGGAGCTACACGAATTCGTGAATAGCCACGCGTCTCTGGCCAGCGGGAAGCCCTGCTTCCCTCACTGCAGGACCTTCTTTCGCGTTTGTTTGAAGCATTTTCAGACAGTGGTTTCCCCGGGCTCCTGCACTTTCGGCAGCATCATCACCCCGGTTCTGGGAATAAACTCCTTCAGCATCAAGGATACAGAGAGATTTGACAGCCCCATTAAGCTGCCCTTTAACTTCACGTGGCCG GGAACCTTCTCCCTGATCATCCAGGCCTGGCACGCGCCCGACAACTACCTGCCGGAAG GCTCCCGGCCACCCCCGCAGGAGTGGCTCATCAGCCAGATGTCGATCCAGCGGTCGCTGTCCGTGGGCGAGGACTGGTTGCAGGACGTGCATCAGGGGCCGCTGACCAAGCTGCGCTACTCCTACCGCGTGGTCTGCAGCGAGAACTACTACGGCGAGAGCTGCTCCCGCCTCTGCAAGCGCCGCGACGACCGCTTCGGGCACTACGTGTGCGCGGCGGACGGGAGCCTGGCCTGCCTGCCCGGCTGGGCCGGCGAGTACTGCACCGACC CCATCTGTCTGGCTGGATGTACCGAACAGAATGGATATTGCAACAAGCCTGGCGAGTGCAT CTGCCGTCCTGGTTGGCAAGGCCGCTACTGTGATGAATGCATTCCCCATATAGGCTGCCGCCACGGGACTTGTAAAACACAATGGCAGTGCATATGTGATGAAGGATGGGGTGGCCTCTTCTGTGATCAAG ATCTGAACTACTGCACTCACCACAGGCCATGCAAAAATGGAGCAACTTGCATGAACACTGGCCAGGGCAGCTACACGTGTGCGTGCAAACCCGGCTTCACCGGCGTGGACTGCGAACACGAGATCAGCGAGTGCGACAGCAATCCCTGCAGGAATGGCGGCAGTTGCACG GATATGGAGAACGGTTATCACTGCCTGTGCCCCCCTGGCTACTATGGCACTCATTGTGAGCACAGCGCTCTGACATGTATAGATTCCCCGTGCTTCAATGGTGGCACGTGCTTGGAAAAGGAGCAAGGGGCCAGCTACACTTGTGTTTGCCCTTTCGGCTTCACAGGGtcaaactgtgaaaaaaaagtaGACAGGTGCACAAGCAACCCGTGTGCAAATG atgGTAGTTGCTTTTACCTTGGACAGATTCGCGTGTGCCGCTGTCGGGCTGGTTTCTCTGGTCAGAAATGTGAGATAAACATCAATGATTGTGCCAGAAACCCATGTTCCAATGGGGGAACTTGTCATGATCTAATCAACGATTACACCTGCACATGCATGCCAGGCTACAGTGGCAGGAACTGTGACATCAAAACCAGAGATGAATGTGCTTCTGGGCCATGTGAGAATGGAGGCACATGCTACAGTGGACTTTACAGTGCCAACTTTGTTTGCTACTGTCCTTCTGGCTTCATGGGCAACCGCTGTGAACTGCCAGTTTATTCAGTGCCCGTTACACTTCCTCCCAAACCAGTTCCCTGGATTGCTATATCCATGGGGGTGGGGCTGGTGGCTTTGCTCATACTGTTCTGCATGATAGCAATGGTCATCAGGCAGATGAGGATGCACCCAGAGCAGGAGTTGGAGACAATGAACAACCTGTCTGACTTCCAGAAGGACAATCTCATTCCAGCTTCCCAGTTGAAAAAcaccaataaaaataaagaccTTGAAGTGGACTGTGGGCTGGAGAAATCAAACTACAAACCCAAGAATCATAAACTGGACTACAATCTGGTAAAAGACCTGACAAGTAGAGGGACAGCGGAAGATAAATATTACAAAAGTGAAAAGTGTTTAGGAGAGAAGTCTCCCCTCCGACTACACAG TGAAAAGCCAGAATGCAGAATATCAACTATATGCTCTCCGAGGGATTCAATGTACCAGTCCGTCTTTGTGATAACAGAAGAGAGGAATGAGTGCATCATAGCCACAGAG GTATAA
- the DLL4 gene encoding delta-like protein 4 isoform X1 → MTALRIFGLTFLLTILQQRVSGSGVFQLELHEFVNSHASLASGKPCFPHCRTFFRVCLKHFQTVVSPGSCTFGSIITPVLGINSFSIKDTERFDSPIKLPFNFTWPGTFSLIIQAWHAPDNYLPEGSRPPPQEWLISQMSIQRSLSVGEDWLQDVHQGPLTKLRYSYRVVCSENYYGESCSRLCKRRDDRFGHYVCAADGSLACLPGWAGEYCTDPICLAGCTEQNGYCNKPGECICRPGWQGRYCDECIPHIGCRHGTCKTQWQCICDEGWGGLFCDQDLNYCTHHRPCKNGATCMNTGQGSYTCACKPGFTGVDCEHEISECDSNPCRNGGSCTDMENGYHCLCPPGYYGTHCEHSALTCIDSPCFNGGTCLEKEQGASYTCVCPFGFTGSNCEKKVDRCTSNPCANDGSCFYLGQIRVCRCRAGFSGQKCEININDCARNPCSNGGTCHDLINDYTCTCMPGYSGRNCDIKTRDECASGPCENGGTCYSGLYSANFVCYCPSGFMGNRCELPVYSVPVTLPPKPVPWIAISMGVGLVALLILFCMIAMVIRQMRMHPEQELETMNNLSDFQKDNLIPASQLKNTNKNKDLEVDCGLEKSNYKPKNHKLDYNLVKDLTSRGTAEDKYYKSEKCLGEKSPLRLHSEKPECRISTICSPRDSMYQSVFVITEERNECIIATEVRKYRGGQA, encoded by the exons ATGACAGCCTTGCGCATCTTTGGCTTGACGTTTCTGTTAACGATTTTGCAGCAG AGGGTGTCCGGCTCCGGCGTCTTCCAGCTGGAGCTACACGAATTCGTGAATAGCCACGCGTCTCTGGCCAGCGGGAAGCCCTGCTTCCCTCACTGCAGGACCTTCTTTCGCGTTTGTTTGAAGCATTTTCAGACAGTGGTTTCCCCGGGCTCCTGCACTTTCGGCAGCATCATCACCCCGGTTCTGGGAATAAACTCCTTCAGCATCAAGGATACAGAGAGATTTGACAGCCCCATTAAGCTGCCCTTTAACTTCACGTGGCCG GGAACCTTCTCCCTGATCATCCAGGCCTGGCACGCGCCCGACAACTACCTGCCGGAAG GCTCCCGGCCACCCCCGCAGGAGTGGCTCATCAGCCAGATGTCGATCCAGCGGTCGCTGTCCGTGGGCGAGGACTGGTTGCAGGACGTGCATCAGGGGCCGCTGACCAAGCTGCGCTACTCCTACCGCGTGGTCTGCAGCGAGAACTACTACGGCGAGAGCTGCTCCCGCCTCTGCAAGCGCCGCGACGACCGCTTCGGGCACTACGTGTGCGCGGCGGACGGGAGCCTGGCCTGCCTGCCCGGCTGGGCCGGCGAGTACTGCACCGACC CCATCTGTCTGGCTGGATGTACCGAACAGAATGGATATTGCAACAAGCCTGGCGAGTGCAT CTGCCGTCCTGGTTGGCAAGGCCGCTACTGTGATGAATGCATTCCCCATATAGGCTGCCGCCACGGGACTTGTAAAACACAATGGCAGTGCATATGTGATGAAGGATGGGGTGGCCTCTTCTGTGATCAAG ATCTGAACTACTGCACTCACCACAGGCCATGCAAAAATGGAGCAACTTGCATGAACACTGGCCAGGGCAGCTACACGTGTGCGTGCAAACCCGGCTTCACCGGCGTGGACTGCGAACACGAGATCAGCGAGTGCGACAGCAATCCCTGCAGGAATGGCGGCAGTTGCACG GATATGGAGAACGGTTATCACTGCCTGTGCCCCCCTGGCTACTATGGCACTCATTGTGAGCACAGCGCTCTGACATGTATAGATTCCCCGTGCTTCAATGGTGGCACGTGCTTGGAAAAGGAGCAAGGGGCCAGCTACACTTGTGTTTGCCCTTTCGGCTTCACAGGGtcaaactgtgaaaaaaaagtaGACAGGTGCACAAGCAACCCGTGTGCAAATG atgGTAGTTGCTTTTACCTTGGACAGATTCGCGTGTGCCGCTGTCGGGCTGGTTTCTCTGGTCAGAAATGTGAGATAAACATCAATGATTGTGCCAGAAACCCATGTTCCAATGGGGGAACTTGTCATGATCTAATCAACGATTACACCTGCACATGCATGCCAGGCTACAGTGGCAGGAACTGTGACATCAAAACCAGAGATGAATGTGCTTCTGGGCCATGTGAGAATGGAGGCACATGCTACAGTGGACTTTACAGTGCCAACTTTGTTTGCTACTGTCCTTCTGGCTTCATGGGCAACCGCTGTGAACTGCCAGTTTATTCAGTGCCCGTTACACTTCCTCCCAAACCAGTTCCCTGGATTGCTATATCCATGGGGGTGGGGCTGGTGGCTTTGCTCATACTGTTCTGCATGATAGCAATGGTCATCAGGCAGATGAGGATGCACCCAGAGCAGGAGTTGGAGACAATGAACAACCTGTCTGACTTCCAGAAGGACAATCTCATTCCAGCTTCCCAGTTGAAAAAcaccaataaaaataaagaccTTGAAGTGGACTGTGGGCTGGAGAAATCAAACTACAAACCCAAGAATCATAAACTGGACTACAATCTGGTAAAAGACCTGACAAGTAGAGGGACAGCGGAAGATAAATATTACAAAAGTGAAAAGTGTTTAGGAGAGAAGTCTCCCCTCCGACTACACAG TGAAAAGCCAGAATGCAGAATATCAACTATATGCTCTCCGAGGGATTCAATGTACCAGTCCGTCTTTGTGATAACAGAAGAGAGGAATGAGTGCATCATAGCCACAGAGGTAAGGAAGTACAGAGGTGGACAGGCATAA